Part of the Bacteroidia bacterium genome is shown below.
GCTGCCTCATCCGGTGGCTCTTCATTAGGTACAGGCACATCCTATACAACTCCTTCTATTTCTTCAACTACTACGTATTATGTTTCTGCAACGCTAGGTAGTTGCACCAGTGCAAGAACTGCAGTTGTGGCTACGGTGAATGCAATACCTACCATTTCTACTGCAACTTCGGCAAGTCGTTGTGATGCCGGAACAGTCTCCCTTTCAGCAGCCGCATCCAACGGAACAGCAACAATTAATTGGTATGCAGCTTCGAGCGGGGGATCCAGTTTTGCTACCGGAACAACCTATACAACACCTTCCTTGTCCACCACAACTACCTATTATTTAGATGCCACTTTAAATGGTTGTACAACAGCTTCCAGAACAGCTATTACAGCTACTATCAACGCCACCCCTAGCATTTCAACTTCTACAGGTGGCTCGCGTTGTGGAACCGGAACTGTTACACTTTCTGCCACAGCATCCAATGGATCGGCTACATTAAACTGGTACGCTGCTTCTTCCGGTGGTTCTTCTTTAGGGACCGGAACTTCTTTTACAACTCCATCCATTTCAACTACCACAACGTATTATGTAATTCCAACATTAAACAGTTGTACCCCAGCCTCCAGAACCGCAGTGGTGGCAACAGTAAATTCCATACCAACCATTTCATCTACTACCGGTGCAGCAAGGTGCGGCGCGGGAACGGTAAGTTTAGCTGCAGCCGCATCTAATGGAACAGCAACCATAAATTGGTATGCCGCTTCTTCCGGTGGTTCAAGTTTAGGAGCAGGAACATCTTTTACTACACCTTCTATTTCATCTACCACCCTGTATTATGTAGATGCCACATTAAATGGATGTACCACCGCTTCAAGAAGTTCGGTTACCGCAACCATAGATGCCTCTCCAACTGTTTCCAATGCCGGAAGTAGCATCAGCCAATGTAATACTTCAGCCTTTGTAATGGCAGCGAATGTGCCTTCTGTTGGTACAGGAGCCTGGTCGGTAGTTAGCGGTTCCCCAACAATTTCGAATTCGGCTTCTGCAACTTCAGCAGTAACCTTGGCGGCAGGAAATACGGCAACCTTACGTTGGACTATCTCCAATGGAAGTTGTCCGGCATCAGCCAGCACGGTAACCATTACCAATAGTTCATTGGGTACAACTGCAACGGCCGGTACAACAACCGCTCAATGTAACAATGGCCTTTTTACTGCAACAGGAAATATTCCTTTGGTTGGAGTTGGTTCTTGGAGCTTGGTAAGTGGTTCCGCAACCATTGCTTTGCCGGCAGTGAATATTACAACGGTTTCGGGTGTTCCGGTTGGAACAGCTGCCGTTGTTCGTTGGACCATTACCAATGGAGCTTGTTCTACCGGAGCAAACGTGACTTTTACCAACGATGCTTCTCCTACCACTTCGGCCGCCGGGTCAAATATAACCCAATGTAATACCTCCACCTTTGTAATGGCTGCCAATACTCCGGTAGTTGGTACAGGGTTGTGGTCAGTTGCAAGCGGTACTGCAACTATTGCAACACCATCTTCACCAACTTCGAATATAACTGTAGCCGCAGGAGCAACAGCTACCTTACGTTGGACCATTTCCAACGGATCTTGTGCTTCGTCTCAAAGCACTGTGGTTTTAACCAATAGTGCAGTTCCTACAACTTCCAATGCAGGAACAGATCTAAACAACTGTAACAACGGTAGCTTTACCTTAGCCGGTAATTCTCCTTCAGTTGGTACAGGTGCATGGAGTGTGGTAAGTGGTACAGCAACCATTACCACCCCAAGTTCAAGAACTTCAGGAGTTACGGGCGTGCCTGTAGGTAGTTCTGCAACCTTGGCCTGGACTATTACCAATGGAGCTTGTACTTCAACAGATAATGTAGTATTGACAAATTTTGCAACTCCGACTACTTCCAATGCAGGTGCAGCCATATACAATTGTAACAATACCGTATTTACCATGGCGGCTAATACTCCAACAGTGGGTACCGGCTCCTGGAGTGTAGTTAGTGGTTCTGCTACCATAGCAACACCAAGTTCACCAACATCTTCAGTAACTTTAACTTCAGGAACAACCGCCACATTAAGATGGACTATTAGCAATGGCCCTTGTACTGCAAGTACTTCCAATGTTGTAATTACCAATGTTATTATTTCATCCAGTATTTCCGGTACTAATATTTCTTGTCCGGGTGGAAGCAATGGAACAATTACTCTTTCTTCTGTTGCCAATGGTTTAGCGCCATACACGTACTTATGGAGCAATGGATCAACTTCTCAAAATCAGTCTGGTATAGTAGCAGGTGCTTATACCGTAACTATCACCGATAGCAGAGGTTGTACCGGTACCAATAATATTACTCTAACTCAACCGAACGTTATTGCAGGTTCGGCAACAGTTACCAATGCTACTTGCGGTTGGTGTTCTGATGGTTCTGCTACAGTATCTGCTTCTGGCGGAACAGGTCCCTATACCTATTTGTGGGACAATGGCTCCACCTCTACTTCCCGCTCAGGAATGGCGGTAGGAACTTATCCGGTTACTATAACCGATAGCAGAGGTTGTACCAACACCTATAATGTTGTGGTACGTGGTCCAATTGCAGCATCTATTACCAGTGGTAGCTCTTGTTCTGCCAATGCTGGTACAGCCACCGCAACAGGTGTGGGTGGTTTCCCTCCTTATACCTATTCCTGGAGCACCGGTTCAACATCTCAAACTATTTCCAACCTTGCTGCTGGCACTTACACGGTTACTGTTAGAGATGCCACCAACGCTACTGCTACCCAATCAGTTACTATTACCAATACAGTTGTTAACCTAAGCGTTAGCCCTTCCACTTCCACTATCTGTTTGGGTGGTTCGGTAAATATTACAGCTTCCGGATCTAGCTTCTATTCTTGGTCACCTTCTACCGGATTGAGCAATGCCAGCATATCAAATCCGGTTGCTACACCAACTGTTTCAACCACCTATACCTTAACCGGTAGCACTACAACTGCCAACTTGGTTACCAATGGTGATTTTTCTTCCGGAAATACCGGTTTTACAAGCGACTACATTTACGTGAGCCCTGCAGCAAATGCGGCAAGTTCAGGCGGAAACACCGGATTGTGGCCTGAAGGTGATTATGCCATTACCAACAATGCTGTGACTTACCACCCGCATTTTTCCGGTACCGGTCACGGTGGAAGCGGAAACTGTATGGTTATTAATGGTGCTCCTGCTTCAGGGGCAGAAATTTGGAGACAAAACATTTCGGTTACTCCCAACACCGATTACACCTTTTCAACCTGGATTTCTAGCGTGGTAGCTAGCAGCCCGGCCCAACTGCGCTTTGGAATTAATAATGTGGTTCAAGGTGCTGTTATTACCAGCCCCAACACCACCGGTTCCTGGGTTCAATTCAGTACAACCTGGAACTCCGGTTCTAATACCTCGGCTGAAATTGCCATTGTAAACAACAATACAGTATTAAGCGGTAACGACTTTGCATTAGATGATATCATGTTTACTACCCAATGTTCGGCATCCGGAACAGTTGCTATTACAGTAAATAATCCTCCAGCTATAACAACCCATCCAAATGATGCTGCTGCCTGTGCCGGTGATTCAAAAACCTTTACTGTAGCTGCTACCGGTTTTGGTCCGCTTAGCTACCAATGGCAAGTGAGCACCAATGGTGGAGGTTCTTATTCCAATATTTCAAATGGTGGAAACTACTCCAATGCCACAACAGCTAGTTTAACCGTTTCCGGTATTACTACTGCCCTTAATTCATACAAATATCGTTGTGTAGTTACCGGAGGTTGCTCCCCAACAGCAACTTCCAATGCGGCAACTTTAACCGTAACCGCTATTCCAACCATTACATCGGTTACCAACGGACAAGTTTGTTTTAGTGGAACTGTTTCTCTTGCTGCCGTTGCATCCAATGGTTCTGCTACCATTAATTGGTATGCTGCCTCCACCGGAGGTTCAAGTTTAGGAACTGGTTCTTCGTTTACCACACCATCTATTTCTTCAACTACCAACTACTATGTAGATGCAACTTTGAATGGTTGTACAACCGCTTCACGCACCTTGGTGGTTGCAACCGTTATTGCAATGCCTAGCTTTACTTCCACTACTCCGGCCAGCCGTTGCGGTTCCGGTTCAGTGGTTTTAGGTGCAGCAGCAACAGCCGGAACCATTAATTGGTATGCTGCGTCGGCAGGCGGTTCAAGCCTTATCGCCGGAACTTCCTACACCACCCCTAGCTTGTCGTCTACTACAACCTATTATGTCGATGCAACCACCAGCGGTTGTACTTCCTCTCCAAGGGTTTCTGTAGTGGCTACTATCAATACCATTCCAACTATTACCGGTACTACTCCGGCCTCAGCTTGCGGTACCTCCTCGGTTGCGCTTGCTGCTACTGCCTCAGGTGGAACCATCAACTGGTATTCAGCATCTACCGGAGGTTCAAGCCTTGGATCAGGGGCCACTTTTAATACCCCATCGCTTGCTACCACCACCACGTATTATGTGGATGCAACCCTCGGAAGCTGTACCTCTACTTCAAGAACAGCAGTTACTGCTACTATTAATCCTATTCCTAGCATTTCAAGTGCAACTTCAGCATCTCGTTGTGGAAACGGAACAGTGAATCTAACCGCCGCAGCTTCAACCGGAACTATCAATTGGTATGCAGCTTCAAGCGGTGGATCTAGCTTAGGAACCGGAACTACCTACACTACACCTTCTTTGTCTACAACTACCACATACTATGTAGATGCAACTGCTAGCGGATGTACCACCGGTTCTCGCACCGCTGTGACGGCTACAGTCATTGCTGTGCCAACTATCACGGCCTCCACACCTGGCTCTAATTGTGGCCCCGGAACCGTTAGCTTGGGAGCAACAGCTTCTGTTGGAACGGTTCAATGGTTTGCCGCTGCCTCAGGCGGATCTGCATTGGCAAGTGGAAATAGTTATACCACTCCGCTAATCAGCACCAATACCACCTATTATGCCGGTGCCGATAACAGTGGTTGCACTACCGCTTCCCGAACAGCAGTCCTTGCAACCATTTACACTATTCCTACTGTGACCGCAACAACACCCGGTTCTAATTGTGGAACAGGTACCGTAAACTTGGGTGCTACTGCCTCCGCCGGAACGTTGAATTGGTACGCAGCCAGTTCAGGAGGAGCAAGCCTTGGCTCAGGTACCAGCTTCACCACTCCTTCCATTTCTTCTTCAACTACTTACTATGTTGATGCTACCGCAAATGGTTGTACCACTGGTTCCCGCAGTTCGGTTTTGGCTACTATCAATGCCATTCCAAGCATTACTTCCACTACCGCCGGAAGCCGTTGTGGATCGGGTACGGTAAGCCTTTCCGCAGCTTCCTCTGCCGGAACCATCAGTTGGTTTGCCGCTTCTACCGGAGGCTCCGCTCTTGGAACAGGTACTTCTTTTACCACGCCTTCCTTGTCTTCTACCACCACCTATTATGTTTCTGCAACTGCCAATGGTTGTACAACAGCTAGTCGTTCCAGCGTAACAGCTACCATCAATACGGCTTTGGGAATCGTAACTCAACCTACCGCTCCTTCATTATGCCTTGGAAACAACGCAACCATAGCCGTAGTGGCAGTAGGTTTATTGCCTAGTTACCAATGGCAAGTAAGCACTAATGGTGGTAGCACCTTCTCCGATATTCCAAACGGTGGTGTTTATTCCTTGGCTACAACTCCTGCTTTACTTATTACCGGTGCAACAACTGCTATGAACAATTACCAATACCGTTGCGTTGTAACTAGCGCCGGTTGCGGAACAGGTGCCACAACCAACGCCGTAACCATGACAGTTCAAAATCCTTCCCTTGGTTTAACCGGTTATTCACCACAAGCAGGTGATTACTTCTGGACCGGTCTTTCTTCTATTGGTTGGGATTTGCCCGGCAACTGGTTGTCATTCGATGGGGTTAACTGGTTGTTGCCAAGCATCTTACCGGCTACCACCAACAACGTGGTTATCAGAACCGGTGGGGTAGGAAATGCCTGCATATCCGGTAGCAATCAACCAACAATCTATGCCACTTCTTTCGCTAAAAAATTATTTATCGAAGCAGGTGCAACACTTACCGTTTCTGGTAGCAACGTGTTGAAAGTGTCAAACGACTGGACCAACAACGGAACCTTCGTTCCAAGTACCGGTACAGTGGAGTTTAATGGCACCGGAAATCAAACCGTAATCACCGGTGGAGTAGGGGTTGGAAAACAATTTTACAATGTTTCAATTAAAACACCAAACGACCGCAGATTGATCGTTCCTTCCGGCCAGGAAATGAAAGTGTTGGGTAGCGTAACCGTTCAACCCTAAAAACCTGTCGATTGTCGGAATTTTTGCAACTTTAATTATTAACCTTAGTTATAAGCCATATGAGAAGAAGTTTACACATAGCCTTTCTCGGTTTGGGTTTGTTCATCCAAAATGCCCAATCTCAAACGGTAGTTATCGAAGGCACTATCCATGTGGATAAGGATTGGACTGAATCGTCCTCTGCAGTTGTTAGGGCAGAAGATGGATCTACAGGTGTAGCATCCAGAGTTATTTTCGAAAGCACCAGCGCTTCAAATGTTACCATGAACAGTGGTTCCTATTTCTATAACCTGGAAGTAAACAAAACCGCAGGATCTAGTCCCAACAATTACCTAACCCATTTATCTGATATCACTGTTAATAATAACCTGGTTCTTACAGCAGGTATTCTTAACCTAAATAGCAAAAGCATGGTGCTGGAAAATTCCGCAGCTTCTGCTATCACCTTTGCTGCCGGAACCGGAATTTTAGCCGAAACCGGACCTGCAACGGTAGCTCCCGGTGGTGGAACCCCAAGCTCCGGATATGGATACGTTAAATGGAAAACCAAAAGCGCTACCGGCAATTACATTGTGCCTTTTATCAAATCAGCCGGTAACGATGTTCGCCTTCGCTACCAAATTACCAATGCCGGCGACGCTTCCGGACAAATTAACTTCAGCACTTACGGTACTCCTTCCAATAACAGACCTTGGGCTGCCGGTGTAACTCAACTGAATGCAGGTGCTACCGATGGATCTTCTTCAGTTGCCAACCGTTACTACATCATCGAACAAGGAACTTACGGTACCAAACCCAAAGGTTACCTTACCTTTAAATACCTTACCGCTGAACTTGACCCAACTATTAATGAAAGTCGCCTGGCTGCCCAACGGTTTAATACAGCCTCGCATGCCTGGGGCGATTGGTTGTATAGCCACACCGCCGATGTGTCCCAAAAAACAGTGACTATCTTTGTTTCTAACCCTCTCGACTACTATGACTCATGGGTGTTGGCCGATAATGGAAACCCTCTTCCAATTGAGTTAATCGAGTTCGAAGCCAGAGCAAATGGCGACCACGTTGACTTGTCCTGGATTACTGCCTCCGAAATTAATTCCGATTACTTCCTGGTTGAAAAAACCCAAGATGGCGAAAACTTCAGCGAAGTAACTAAAGTGGATGCCGCTAATTTCTCCAACAATACGCTTAATTACTCAGCTATCGACCCCAATCCCTTCGAAGGGTTATCCTATTACCGCCTTAAAGAAGTGGATAACGATGGCCAATTCGAATACTCCGAACTCAGACCTGTTCAGTTCTCTAAAGGAGCTGTCGATCAAGGAATTGAAATATTCCCTAACCCTAACCAAGGCGATATGTTTAACCTCGAATTGAAAGGTTTCGAAAAAGAAAAACCGGTGTTGGTAGTGGTTCAGGATATTGCCGGTCGAACCTTCTACTCCAAAATTACCTATGTTGAAAGTGAGCACAGTATTAAGCTAATTAGCTCCGATGATAATTTGGCCAAAGGGGTTTACCTGGTTGTGGCAAGCACCGATAATAGGGTATATTCCAAAAAAATGATTGTAGATTAATTGCCTCATCGTATTTCTTCAAATTAGGGATGTTCGTATGAATATCCCTTTTTTTGTTTTTTGGCGGGTCCCATTCGCACCAATTTTGTTCTTCTGCCAAACCCTGGTAAGGCTCATGGTCGGGCTATTCGTTTCAAGTCCTCGCCAACCGGGCTATCGCCACGTTTGGCTGTGGGCTTTCCAATGCTATCCCTACCCGGGCTGCAACCCCGAACATTGGTGTTTTTTTCTTGGCTTTTTGCACATCACTTAGGCTTTTTTTTTGTTTGATATTTCAGTATTAAATGTCTTATATTTTGAAACTTTTTTCATAAACCCCTGTTACAATAGTCAGAACTGACAAGTTCTAGTAGTAATTTTTCATTGGGTTTGGGAGTCCTGGCGTGGTTGCCGGGACTTCTTTTTTTATACCTTGGGCAAGTCATGAAAAAACTGATTCTTTTGCCCGGAGCACTGGGTAGTTCCCACCAATTTGTTCAACTTACCCAAAGACTAACCCCTTTTTTTCAAATTCTTCAACCCAATTATCCCGGTCATGCAGGTTTGCCCATGTTGAACTCCGAACTTAGTGTCAACTCACTTACCGATTGGTTGCTTTCATTTTTAGAGCTAGAAGAGCAACCCGTGGCATTAATGGGTTATTCCTTGGGAGGGTATCTGGCTTTGAATGCAGCAGCTATTGAGCCATCTAAAATTCACGGAGTGTTAACCCTGGCAACTAAAATAGATTGGAATCCACAACAAGCACTCTCTGAAACTCAAACCCTTAATACAAATTTTCTTAGCCAAAAAGCTCCGGAATTTCTCCAACAACTTCAACAAGTTCATGGCTCTAACTCCCTTGAAAGTTTACTCCAATTAACCCAACAACTAATGCTCAACCTGGGTGAAAATCCGGTTCTAACTCCCGAAAGGCTTTCTGGCATAAGAGTTCCTGTTCGAATGGGTGTTGGAGATAAGGATAAAATGGTAGGAATTTTAGAGACTTTTTCCGCTGTAAAATCCATTCCAAATGCCCAGTTTTTCGTTTTGCCCAATACCAAACACCCGTTTGAATCTGTCAACCCCGCCCATCTGGAGTTTCAAATTCGTGATTTTTTTAAGTGATAAACTAGCCTGTTTACCTTTACCCGCCCATGATTTCTCGTTTTTCAAAATATATAAGCCAAAACCTCCTCTTTGGTCCCGACGATAACCTGCTAGTGGCATTTAGCGGTGGAGCAGATAGTGTTTGTTTGCTGCATTTATTGCTTAAAAGTGGATATAAAGTGAGCTTGGCTCATGCCAATTTCGGGTTGCGGGGCACCGAATCCCAATTGGACGAATCCTGGGTTATTCAAACTGCTCAACAATGGGATGTGCCACTTTTTACCAAACAGTTCAATACCCAATCCTTTGCCAAAAGAGAAAAAATTGGAATAGAAGAAGCCGCCCGAAACCTACGCTATGAATGGTTTTCTGAATTAATGCAACAACATGGGTTTAATTATCTCCTAACCGCTCACCATGCCGACGACCAAACCGAAACCTATTTGTTGAACCTTATTAAGGGAAGAGGCGTTTCCGGCCAAACGGGCATCCTTCCTAAACGCAATTACTTGGTTCGCCCGCTCTTGTTTGCTAAAAAGTCTGAAATTCTTGCATATTGTGAAAGCAACAGACTTACTTACCGAAACGATTCAAGCAATTTAGATGAAGCCTTCCAACGTAATTTCCTTCGATTAAAGGTTATTCCCTTGCTAAAAGAGTTAAACCCGGCATTGAATGAGGCTATTCAAAAAGAAATCGATTACCGAAGAAGAGCTGCATTGATTTATGAAAAACATTTACAAAGCCTGTCGGCAAATTATTCCGGTAAGGCTGGTCTTGAACTTTCCGCATTGAAAGAGGATCCGGATGGACTAATGGCTTTATTCCGCTACTTGGAAAACTATCAATTTACTTTTAATCAGGCCAAAGATTTGTGGTACGGGAAGGAAAATGGAAGAAAAATTGAAAACACCTCCTACGTGGCTTTGGTGCATCAGGGTAAGGTAGTGGTTGGGAATAGAACAGATGAAAAACCTCAAGAAGTATATTGGCTGGAAAATGGAGGAAAAATTGAACCTCTGGGTCTAAGCTGTGAGGAAGTCCCGGTGAGCGAAGAAACCATAAAAGAGCTTGGCGCCATCTTTTTGGATTGTCAAAAATTGCAATTCCCTTTAAAGCTCAGGCATTGGCAAAAAGGCGATT
Proteins encoded:
- the tilS gene encoding tRNA lysidine(34) synthetase TilS, producing the protein MISRFSKYISQNLLFGPDDNLLVAFSGGADSVCLLHLLLKSGYKVSLAHANFGLRGTESQLDESWVIQTAQQWDVPLFTKQFNTQSFAKREKIGIEEAARNLRYEWFSELMQQHGFNYLLTAHHADDQTETYLLNLIKGRGVSGQTGILPKRNYLVRPLLFAKKSEILAYCESNRLTYRNDSSNLDEAFQRNFLRLKVIPLLKELNPALNEAIQKEIDYRRRAALIYEKHLQSLSANYSGKAGLELSALKEDPDGLMALFRYLENYQFTFNQAKDLWYGKENGRKIENTSYVALVHQGKVVVGNRTDEKPQEVYWLENGGKIEPLGLSCEEVPVSEETIKELGAIFLDCQKLQFPLKLRHWQKGDYFFPSGMKGKKKLSDFFIDQKMSKFEKDNTWLLCSGDDIVWVVGKRLDGRFLPNSTSKHLLVLKLDPIS
- a CDS encoding T9SS type A sorting domain-containing protein; translated protein: MRRSLHIAFLGLGLFIQNAQSQTVVIEGTIHVDKDWTESSSAVVRAEDGSTGVASRVIFESTSASNVTMNSGSYFYNLEVNKTAGSSPNNYLTHLSDITVNNNLVLTAGILNLNSKSMVLENSAASAITFAAGTGILAETGPATVAPGGGTPSSGYGYVKWKTKSATGNYIVPFIKSAGNDVRLRYQITNAGDASGQINFSTYGTPSNNRPWAAGVTQLNAGATDGSSSVANRYYIIEQGTYGTKPKGYLTFKYLTAELDPTINESRLAAQRFNTASHAWGDWLYSHTADVSQKTVTIFVSNPLDYYDSWVLADNGNPLPIELIEFEARANGDHVDLSWITASEINSDYFLVEKTQDGENFSEVTKVDAANFSNNTLNYSAIDPNPFEGLSYYRLKEVDNDGQFEYSELRPVQFSKGAVDQGIEIFPNPNQGDMFNLELKGFEKEKPVLVVVQDIAGRTFYSKITYVESEHSIKLISSDDNLAKGVYLVVASTDNRVYSKKMIVD
- a CDS encoding alpha/beta hydrolase, coding for MKKLILLPGALGSSHQFVQLTQRLTPFFQILQPNYPGHAGLPMLNSELSVNSLTDWLLSFLELEEQPVALMGYSLGGYLALNAAAIEPSKIHGVLTLATKIDWNPQQALSETQTLNTNFLSQKAPEFLQQLQQVHGSNSLESLLQLTQQLMLNLGENPVLTPERLSGIRVPVRMGVGDKDKMVGILETFSAVKSIPNAQFFVLPNTKHPFESVNPAHLEFQIRDFFK